AGACATTATGTGAAGGGACAAAACAATGGAAACACATTTTCAGCAGCTTCCGGCAAGCAAATATAAACCGCGCACAAAGCCAAACGCGAAATGGGTTGAGCTGATCTTACATGCTCTCACAAAAATACGGCAGAAAACAAGCAGCCCGTCTTAATCCCGCGGATCCAGCGCTGAGCCGGTATTCCGGTTACTGGCATACCTCATTGATATGGGCCTGTGTCAGCTCCGCCAGTGCGGCCATAAATTCCTCACAATAGCCTTTGTCACTGGCCGCATGATGCGCCGAGGCAAATCCACCGGAATCATTGTCAAAATACATCCCTGACGCAGACGCAAATTCCTCCTCAATTGCCGCCCTTACCAGAATGTCTGCCCCGATGTTCAGGTCTTTTCCGTCTATCCCAAAGCCTTCTTTTACCATCTTTGTGGCCAGCAGGGATCCAGGATTAATCGCTATAAATGCAGGGCCATTTGGGTGTTCACGCGCCGCCTCAGCAGACCAGAGTGTAATGGCAAGCTTGCTCTGCGCATAAGCGGCCATATCGTCCATCGGCACAAAAGCCCTCATCGCAGCAATATCTATAGGGGCCTGAGCTGCAGATGATAAATTCAGCACCCGTCCCGTCTCCGGAATAACAGCCAACAGACTGCGCATCAGGATATAAGGGGCAAGCGTGTTCACATCAAACCGCACATCCCTGCCCGCTGCTGTCCTTGTTTGTTTAGTTTTCAGAATGCCTGCATTATTGATCAGCACATCC
This genomic stretch from SAR116 cluster alpha proteobacterium HIMB100 harbors:
- a CDS encoding short-chain dehydrogenase of unknown substrate specificity (PFAM: short chain dehydrogenase), whose protein sequence is MKKTILITGATDGIGLLAAKKLAEQGHQLLIHGRNQAKLAQISEQLGGALTYEADFRDMGAVVQMARAVLAAHERVDVLINNAGILKTKQTRTAAGRDVRFDVNTLAPYILMRSLLAVIPETGRVLNLSSAAQAPIDIAAMRAFVPMDDMAAYAQSKLAITLWSAEAAREHPNGPAFIAINPGSLLATKMVKEGFGIDGKDLNIGADILVRAAIEEEFASASGMYFDNDSGGFASAHHAASDKGYCEEFMAALAELTQAHINEVCQ